A window of the Clupea harengus chromosome 8, Ch_v2.0.2, whole genome shotgun sequence genome harbors these coding sequences:
- the tlcd5b gene encoding TLC domain-containing protein 5, with the protein MAVTLLVVGFSCSLIGWIFVYAVICYINAPRGFEWNCRLVTLLHGILIVLLTAYIAFIDGPWPFTHAGTESTPLQVLTLLVSLGYFMFDMGWCIFFRTEGPLMLAHHTLSILGMLMTLGLGESGSETCAVLFGSEITNPLLQARWFLKRAGQYDSLAGDAVDLLFILLFGIVRIGVGSAMLEAVLTSTRTRPIVKAEGVAFYTLSWIFMVDIARFACRKSCKKYRGWQERRKQESVNGKAHQH; encoded by the exons ATGGCAGTTACACTATTGGTTGTGGGGTTTAGCTGTAGCCTTATTGGATGGATCTTTGTGTATGCCGTCATTTGCTACATTAACGCTCCACGGGGATTCGAATGGAACTGCAGGCTTGTGACACTCCTCCATGGCATTCTAATAGTTTTACTGACTGCTTACATTGCCTTCATTGATGGACCATGGCCCTTCACACATGCAG GCACAGAGAGTACGCCACTGCAGGTCTTGACCCTGCTGGTCAGTCTGGGTTACTTCATGTTTGACATGGGCTGGTGCATATTCTTCCGAACAGAGGGCCCTCTGATGCTCGCCCATCATACTCTGAGTATCCTGGGCATGCTTATGACACTGGGACTTGGGGAATCTGGTAGTGAGACCTGTGCTGTGCTCTTTGGGAGCGAGATTACCAATCCTCTGCTGCAGGCGAGGTGGTTTCTGAAGCGTGCAGGCCAGTATGACAGCCTGGCAGGGGACGCCGTCGACCTCCTGTTCATTTTGCTCTTTGGGATTGTGCGCATTGGCGTCGGCAGCGCCATGCTTGAAGCAGTGCTCACGTCCACCCGTACTCGACCGATCGTAAAGGCGGAAGGAGTGGCCTTCTACACACTGTCTTGGATCTTCATGGTGGACATCGCTCGCTTTGCCTGCCGCAAAAGTTGCAAGAAATACAGAGGCTGGCAGGAACGACGTAAACAGGAGAGTGTAAATGGGAAGGCTCATCAGCATTAA
- the hnrnpul1l gene encoding heterogeneous nuclear ribonucleoprotein U-like protein 1, protein MSGVNVKKLKVNELKEELQRRGLETRGLKADLVDRLQAAIQAEAAGLGGGPPADKGDYDVGDEAGAAESYQDEEFEGEEPDDDPDQQSDEDENGGQMVGQGDGEADADDGDSNSEENADDAAGDGYGIGDFASDTLEPPMSGQHQMGQMYGKPAYEEPQTKQQYDEPEVKQEYEEPPGKKAYEEPVVQQSNEKPDLKEDYQEAEIAEPMAQKSETPAEEPELEEQAETAPEIEMKDALKKEDDEEAEEEQKQEEEEKQEQEKEKEQEQPAAEPGNEWEAMQDDQGSQAKGEDDRYGSYNRKRPYEESRGYGYYEHREDKRARSPQPPAEEEEEDFDDTLAAVDTYNCDLHFKVSRDRYSGYPLTIEGFAYLWAGARTSYGVSKGRVCYEMKINEEISVKHLPSSEPDPHVVRVGWSLDSCSTQLGEEPFSYGYGGTGKKSSNCKFDDFGEKFGENDVIGCFIDFETDGGDVEMSYSKNGKLLGVCFTATKEELADRPLFPHVLVKNCAVEFNFGQKAEPFFPPPEGYTFIQQVPLEDRVRGTIGPASKAECEILMMVGLPGAGKTTWATKYAQEHPEKKFNVLGTNAIMEKMKVMGLRRQRNYAGRWDVLIQQATQCLNRLIQIAARKKRNYILDQTNVYGSAQRRKMRPFEGFQRKAIVICPTDDDLKERTLKRTDEEGKDVPDHAVLEMKANYVLPDAGEFLDEVRFAEQQREEADVTIKQYNEEGRKAGPPPDKRFDNRPGGFRGRGGGFQRYDNRGGPQGGRGSYQSRGGPGGGGGGGGGGFRGGYNRGGYNQNRWGNNYREGGSGGRGNYNRNQQSGGGYNHNRTVPYNKGSTGSSGGYSQSQPQSYNQGYNQGSYNQGGYNQGYNYGSYSQYPGYGQSYSQTPAVAGAGAGAGAGAAGAGAGAGAGAAAGQTYNQQQNYNQQYQQYAQQWQQYYQNQSQWNQYYNQYGNYGNQQSTQGAQGSQQGTQQ, encoded by the exons ATGAGTGGAGTTAACGTGAAGAAGCTCAAAGTGAACGAGCTGAAAGAGGAGCTTCAGCGTCGTGGCCTCGAAACTCGAGGCTTAAAGGCGGATCTCGTCGATCGCTTACAAGCGGCAATACAGGCCGAGGCTGCTGGTTTAGGGGGCGGGCCACCGGCCGACAAGGGAGATTATGATGTCGGAGACGAGGCGGGAGCAGCCGAGTCTTATCAAGATGAAG AGTTTGAAGGGGAGGAGCCAGATGACGATCCAGACCAACAGTCCGACGAGGATGAGAACGGAGGACAGATGGTCGGGCAAGGAGACGGAGAAGCCGATGCCGATGATGGCGACAGTAACTCCGAGGAGAATGCAGACGATGCAGCTGGGGATGGATATGGGATTGGCGACTTCGCCTCGGATACCCTGGAGCCACCCATGAGTGGGCAACACCAGATGGGGCAGATGTACGGCAAGCCGGCGTACGAGGAACCTCAGACCAAGCAGCAGTACGACGAGCCAGAGGTGAAGCAGGAGTATGAGGAGCCCCCTGGGAAGAAGGCCTATGAGGAGCCAGTGGTGCAGCAGAGCAATGAGAAGCCCGACTTGAAGGAGGACTATCAAGAGGCAGAAATAGCAGAGCCCATGGCACAGAAGTCCGAGACTCCAGCAGAGGAACCTGAGCTCGAGGAACAAGCTGAAACTGCCCCTG AAATTGAAATGAAAGATGCTCTCAAGAAAGAAGATGATGAGGAGGCGGAAGAAGAacagaagcaggaggaggaggaaaagcaggagcaggagaaagagaaagagcaagaacaACCAGCAGCAGAGCCTGGTAATGAATGGGAAGCTATGCAGGATGACCAAGGATCCCAAGCTAAAGGAGAGGATGACCGATATGGATCTTACAACCGCAAAAGGCCATACGAGGAAAGCCGTGGTTATGGCTATTATGAGCATCGTGAGGACAAGAG AGCACGCTCCCCTCAGCCACcagcggaggaagaggaggaagacttTGATGATACCCTTGCAGCTGTCGATACCT ACAACTGCGACCTGCACTTTAAGGTGTCTCGTGACCGATACAGTGGATACCCTCTCACCATTGAAGGCTTTGCTTACCTTTGGGCTGGGGCACGGACATCCTACGGGGTCAGCAAGGGCCGTGTCTGCTATGAGATGAAG ATCAATGAGGAGATCTCTGTGAAGCACCTGCCGTCGAGTGAGCCTGACCCTCACGTGGTGCGAGTGGGATGGTCCCTGGACTCCTGCAGTACCCAGCTCG GTGAAGAGCCATTCTCATATGGATATGGTGGCACTGGAAAGAAATCTTCAAATTGCAAGTTTGATGATTTCGGAGAGAAGTTTGGTGAAAATGATGTTATCGGCTGCTTCATA GACTTTGAGACTGATGGTGGTGATGTGGAGATGTCCTACTCTAAGAATGGTAAGTTGCTGGGCGTCTGCTTCACGGCGACCAAGGAGGAGCTGGCGGACCGGCCGCTCTTTCCCCACGTGCTGGTGAAGAACTGCGCTGTGGAGTTCAACTTTGGCCAGAAGGCAGAGCCATTCTTCCCTCCGCCAGAGGGCTACACTTTCATCCAGCAGGTACCTTTGGAGGACCGGGTCCGGGGAACCATTGGACCTGCATCCAAGGCTGAGTGTGAG ATCCTGATGATGGTGGGCCTGCCAGGTGCTGGGAAGACCACTTGGGCCACGAAGTACGCGCAGGAGCATCCTGAGAAGAAGTTCAACGTTTTGGGCACCAATGCAATCATGGAAAAGATGAAG GTGATGGGACTGCGCCGTCAGAGGAACTACGCCGGCCGTTGGGACGTGCTGATCCAACAGGCCACACAGTGCCTCAACAGGCTCATCCAGATCGCCGCCCGCAAGAAGCGCAACTACATCCTGGACCAG ACAAATGTATATGGATCAGCCCAGAGACGAAAAATGCGTCCTTTTGAAGGTTTTCAACGCAAGGCTATTGTAATTTGTCCCACGGACGACGATTTAAAAGAGCGAACGTTAAAGCGAACTGATGAGGAAGGGAAGGATGTGCCCGATCATGCTGTGTTAGAAATGAAAG CCAACTATGTGCTCCCGGATGCGGGCGAGTTTCTGGATGAAGTGAGATTCGCCGAGCAGCAGCGCGAAGAGGCTGATGTCACCATCAAGCAGTACAACGAGGAGGGCCGCAAGGCAGGCCCACCTCCCGACAAGCGATTTGACAACCGCCCCGGAGGCTTCCGTGGCCGTGGCGGGGGCTTCCAGCGCTATGACAACCGTGGCGGTCCCCAGGGAGGTAGGGGCAGTtaccagagcaggggtggacctggtggcggtggcggcggcggcggtggtggcttCCGTGGAG GATACAACCGTGGAGGCTACAATCAGAATCGCTGGGGCAACAACTACAGGGAGGGAGGCTCTGGGGGACGTGGTAACTACAACCGCAACCAGCAGTCTGGCGGAGGCTACAACCACAATCGCACGGTACCCTACAACAAGGGAAGCACTGGAAGCAGCGGAGGATATAGCCAGTCCCAG CCACAGTCCTACAATCAAGGCTACAACCAAGGCAGCTACAACCAAGGCGGCTACAACCAAGGTTATAACTATGGCAGCTATAGTCAGTACCCTGGATATGGGCAAAGCTATAGCCAAACTCCTGCAgtagcaggagctggagcaggagcaggagctggagcagctggagcaggggcaggagcaggagcaggagcagccgCTGGACAGACATACAACCAGCAGCAGAACTACAACCAGCAGTATCAGCAG TATGCACAGCAATGGCAGCAGTATTACCAGAACCAGAGCCAGTGGAACCAGTACTACAACCAATATGGCAACTATGGCAACCAGCAGAGCACCCAAGGAGCGCAGGGCTCACAGCAGGGCACGCAGCAGTAG